Genomic DNA from Fimbriimonas ginsengisoli Gsoil 348:
CCAGAAGGTGCGCGAGTACCGGACCCACACCAAAGGGATTCAAAAGCTGAGCTTCAACAGCATGGGGAACCTGCTCATCAGTACCGGCAAGGACGATGAGATCAAGATCTACAACCTCACGAAGCCCGGGCCCAAGGAGAGCCAGCACGTTCTCGGCAAAGGGGCCAACTTCTACGGGGCCGCGTTTGATCCGCACTCGCCCTTCGTCTTCGCCACCGGGATCTTGATGGCCGGCGGCGGACGCACCTACGATGCCCAGTCGGGCAGCGTCGGCGCGTTCATCTTGGGCCACGACAGCCAAGGCGCGATGGACGTGGCCTACAATCCGCAGGGAACCCGAATCGCAACGGCCGGCAAGGACGCCACGACCGTGATCGCCGATACGAAGAGCTACAAGAAGATCGGCACCCTGAAGGGGCATGCCGACTGGGTAATGGCGGTCGCATTCTCGCCGAACGGCAAGCTCGTGGCCACCAGCTCCACTGACCGAACCGTGAAGGTTTGGGACTCCACGACGATGAGAAAGGTCGCCGACCTTCCCAACCAGAGCTTCGTCGGTTCCCCCGTCGCCTTTACCGCCGACGGAAAGTCCTTGGTCACGGTCAGCGACCAAGGGTTCCTCCAGATCAACACCGTCGTCGGTCCCCAGTCGGCGGCCGTTACCACCGTCTCTTCGAGGCCGACTCCGAAGCATAAGAAGGGACTGCACGGCTAAGCCGCACCCAACATCGCTCGGCGAACCACACGAACCCTCCAGACTCCGTCTGGAGGGTTTTCCATGGCTTCAGGTTCTAACTCTTCGGCTCACCTTCCTGCCCTAACACATCTTCGATCCACGATAACCCCCGCATCATGTTGGGAAATCCGATCGTAGTCAAGGCCTGAAGCGCCGCGTGGCGAAGCTCCTCCGGAGTCGCGCCCGCCTCTAGAGCCTTCCGCGCCTGACTGTGGGTTCCTCCCTCGAGTCCCGCGCCAATCGCCAAGCCGAGCTTCACCAGGCATCGCTCCTTATTGCTAAGCGGCCCGGCATCGGCGACCGCGTCACCCAGCTCCCGGTATGCCGCCCCAATCCTCGGGTACGTCTCGACAAACGCCGTAAACCGTTTCGGA
This window encodes:
- a CDS encoding WD40 repeat domain-containing protein; the protein is MTFLTAALVLGIPAVVIPGPQIQGLRPLAYAASPFGSQVLVTLEDGSVRIIDTKTRQTVRTLAKHLQPAYAAAWSPDGLFVATGDETARIWIENARSGQKVREYRTHTKGIQKLSFNSMGNLLISTGKDDEIKIYNLTKPGPKESQHVLGKGANFYGAAFDPHSPFVFATGILMAGGGRTYDAQSGSVGAFILGHDSQGAMDVAYNPQGTRIATAGKDATTVIADTKSYKKIGTLKGHADWVMAVAFSPNGKLVATSSTDRTVKVWDSTTMRKVADLPNQSFVGSPVAFTADGKSLVTVSDQGFLQINTVVGPQSAAVTTVSSRPTPKHKKGLHG
- a CDS encoding carboxymuconolactone decarboxylase family protein, producing MGKLPKRFTAFVETYPRIGAAYRELGDAVADAGPLSNKERCLVKLGLAIGAGLEGGTHSQARKALEAGATPEELRHAALQALTTIGFPNMMRGLSWIEDVLGQEGEPKS